gagactacctactagccttctatcttaatctgagtcctccacaatctcctatctaaggtcatgtcctcggtaagctgaaactgcgccatgtcctgtctaattacctctttccaatacttctttggcctacctctacctctcctgagaccctccatagccaacctctcacacctctgcactggggcagttgtgtctctcctcttcacatgcccaaatcatctcaatctcgctttccgtattgttacatcccgtatttttgaacgtcggattaattgtaagttgaggtgggacccacacgtcaagatttttttttgggacatgtgaaaaattatatgaatcacatatgtgaagttaaacacaactcaagaaggacccttgggccaaatcaaagtggaagtcctccaaacgaatatttttaagaaaacgttttcgggtgacctgactttggggggcaaaaactgtattataagtttggaatttggaaaataaccaagagatagaagttatagataattgaattagctttccaaccataggtcgtgggttcctaggtgacgtcggtacaaggagatatggacgttttaaggtcgaaaggtcagtgggctatgcccaactcgggaccaaccgagttggcccaaaaaaatgaaaagaaaaatttaggcccaaggtgagagggtggccggccatacctggtccaagcccaccaaattaattaattttcatgtgacaaattaattataaagggatcattatcccttagatgattcaagaaacttagaaggagaaagaacaaacaaaacaagagcaaaaaaaaggaccatttcgggtttggccatagaaaattcaaccctccaaatcttgcttcaaaaattattttcttgtggtattcctactaattcaagggtcctttacaacttggtgtagttgttttggaagaaggaacacttatttcttcaagttgacaacttgttcaagtgaagaagtttgtagaaaaaggtaagaatcaattcctttttcttatgttatgaaggtttgtttatgttgtggtatgtggaaatgagtagaaattatggaaataaggaagtttgcaaagtgggtatgtatatatatatgtagccatgagtgtatatatgttgtatacatatatgagttgaattttatgttgtattctagttgtggttatggtgaaaattatattgggaatgaaagttgaatgaattttggttgaagttgggaTGTAGAAGATTacgtcactttagaatgattttgtgatattatggaaatgaagttgttaagatgtgaattatgattatggttgatgaaattggaagatggaagtatgttatggatatgtaggttgaatattagaagttttggatgaattatgactttggtggaaagtttgtatattttgtatatcttgggaatattttgtggaaatgatatgaaatgcttccgaattatgttgtaatgatcttgattagtaatgaatatgaaaatgtcgatattgatttgaaaatacgaagttggaatgaaggctacgacgttatgttggaaagatgactaattatgctatattgtgttttgtagtgattattgttgttgttggattgttgttgattgttttggccgagttgaattctcgggggcgctatatgtataggggagatgctgcccaaagttTTGTAGAAAATGTTGACTCAAGATTTAGGACTTAAGTCTTATGGCTAACAATTGGTAaacgtgaccatttgtagatttcgggcgaaacAGGAATTGAATTCGAAAAGGCGTAAAgaccatataaggtatgtaaagctatcccgattcttcttttggcatgccctaggtgtactaggatcggatttgagcctcggaaagcgttctgctcatcggaatccgcatttgaaaatacccctttttcattcaatggaattgaaccctataagtatgctttattgaaagaattgtgcaaacttccgcaaattgtctagaaaattatggaatgtccccagaacctccgtaggtgactttataagcttaaaatacgtaatttgagcccaccgcttcgtttgtcccgaggtgggcccactatttccgattttacccttttgtgtttatgacttgtcttcgagcattttttttaagaaatattctaactactcttttaactactaaataaaaattgttttaatatttcattaagccttatgaattgttttggaacttgggaacgatctcagaaagattatgcttccgtaacccattttgacattcgaatttcacttactatgactccgttcgatttcattgatttgatctgtcattcgatatgcttcattgagtctctggaaatatatatggtgtttttattgcatttagtttctcattactccattcgtggatgcctcaatgtttcccacactgagcccgggccaggatatgttgtcaagcgtattccactgcattgttcgccgtgcctcgatgtgagggggcaggtatatatgtacatgggttgtggagtatgctgtgccatgtacacacattctgatatgatatgatctgatatggccatctgatatgatatgttatgttacggggttatcccctattctgctccttatatgtggtggcaccagcgtcggggggtggccacattctgtttgccgagtcccttggcaggggccgggtatgatatggtatatgtttctgtacacactcttcatgttttgaaaatatgcatttgaaatTTCGGATattacactcacttttctgtaagttctgtttcggttatgatcttgttccgtaatgggaccaggtacgacatatgttctcagcaagtactatttatgctttatgatcagcattttgctaaccTGGAtgttccgttcattttctgtatcttctgcttcgattatgactttgtttactatgttccgtgctttacatactcagtacatatttcgtactgaccccctttcttcgggggctgcgttttcatgccgcgcaggtacagacgacaggttcgctgatccatctgtttaggatcccacttctgctattttggggcgctctcttcttcagagcccactttttggtacagtctgtcactgctatctggatatgtacattgttctgggtatgacggggccctgtcccgtcttatgattatgttatgttctgtagaggtctgtggatatatctgtatgggttctgtacatatgtttgggatactttgtcctatgatggccttatcggcctatgtgtgccaagtctgctttttatgctaaattctgtagcgtccactaatattattattatattattttgttaatatgctaatttgggtatcgggtacgtataggtgcccagctagggcactggtcgcggcccacggggttgggtcgtgacacgtatattgttctccaccgatgccactctcaccttgtctcggatgtcttcattcctaatcctatctctcctagtgtgcccacacatccaccgcaacattctcatttccacGACTTTCATCTTTTGCacatgagagttcttgactggccaacattctgccccgtacaacagagtcggtctaaccaccactttgtagaagtTGCCCTTAAGTTTCGGTGacactttcttgtcacacagcacACCAGAagtgagcctccatttcatctacCCTACACTAATACGACgagtgacatcatcgtcaatatccccatttccttgtataatagatccaagatacttgaaactttctttttttttggacggcctgggtaccaagcctcacttccacgtcagcctcattTGGAACTCTACGAACCTGCACTTTATGTACTccgtcttggtcctactcagcttgaaAGGATACTTAGgctataaggaaaaaaaaaaagcagcagGAATATTGTACTGATGTATCTTTATTTTCGCCTTTCTTTTCTCATCTTTTATTTCTATGCTAATTATATTTACAAAAAGTTCATTTTAGTAATTTGCCAATGTCATTTAAAACCCTGCACGAAGTGCAGAGAAATTCACTCATTtccaataaaatgaaaaatattttgttTGGAAGTCTGTGGGCGAACGCTGCTTACTTCCCTCTCTCTTCCTTTGTCCTCTTGCCAAGCAAATAAGCATGGTTAAAAGATCGAGAAAATTGCCGAAAGTAAATTGGTGTTTAGCATATCTATACGCAATTAATAAATGTGGGTTTACGTCTTGTgctcacaaatagatccaaaaaCTCCTAGTGACTAGTGTCCTTGTCATACATGCAATACACACTAATAACTAGACGTTTCCACTTTCCActctctttctttcttggcaGCGTTCTCCATAAGCTAACACTACACCCTTTTGCTTCTCACTTCTTTTTTCTTCTCACCAGAAATAAATTAAATAGCTCTCTGTTAATGGCGGATTGGGGACCAGTGCTTATCGGAGTGGTACTCTTCATACTGCTGCAGCCTGGGCTTCTGTTTCAGATACCTGGTAATAACCTTACTCTGGAATTTGGGAGCATGAAGACTAATGGAAAGGCTATTGCTGTTCATACTCTTATTTTCTTTACCCTTTATGCTATTCTCATTCTTGCTGTTCATGTTCACATCTATACTGGCTGATTTCCAGATCTTCTCCATATACCCCCTTTTATGCCTACCATTTTTCACTAATCGAAGTTGTAAGTCCTTTTCTTACTCAAGTTAAGATCtgttttttttgtaattttgttTTCAAGAAGAAAGATTCAGTCTTTGGAATGAATTGCTCGCGTTCTATTTAATTTGCCTGCTGTTTCTCTTGGTTGCCCAAATGCTTAGTGaaatgaatctttttttttttttgagtgccTCTCAAAATCTGAAGGCGGTGCGATTGTGACAGTAAGCTACAGTAGAGTTGGAGTATAATCGGTTctataattaataaaaaataactcTTAAATAGTTGACGGCTAGTTTAATTAATTAGTAGCTAAGCTGTAGTAGAGTTGGAATATAATCGGTTCTCTAATTAGTTAATTTGTATAGAGTTGACGGATAATTTAATTAATTAGCGACGGAAAGCGACTGGTGATCTCATTTCTGCGTTCCAAACGTGATCTTGAATTCAATTAGACTGCTTCAATGTAAACTCATTTGCAGCGTCTATCCTTGCAACCCTCAGATACGTAAAATGTGTTTGAAACAAAAAACATTATGTTTCAATTTACAAAAAAAGGAGCTAGGGGGAAGTTGTGTAAATAAGAAAAACTAGcaaagaatggaaaggtactgATTTAGTCGCTAAATTCTCTAAGTAggtgtttggacatgcgatttgaaaccatggtttgaaatcatgatatgaaatcaGCATTTGGACATGCGAatgagatgaaatctcaaatcatccaaaaaggcatgatttgagatttcataccatgatttcaaatcatgtccaaacagcTGCAGAGTATTCTATGGTAGCACTTAGACGAATTCCAGCGTAGTATCAAGATTGGGGTGCAATATG
Above is a genomic segment from Lycium barbarum isolate Lr01 chromosome 12, ASM1917538v2, whole genome shotgun sequence containing:
- the LOC132621253 gene encoding uncharacterized protein LOC132621253 codes for the protein MQYTLITRRFHFPLSFFLGSVLHKLTLHPFASHFFFLLTRNKLNSSLLMADWGPVLIGVVLFILLQPGLLFQIPGNNLTLEFGSMKTNGKAIAVHTLIFFTLYAILILAVHVHIYTG